From a region of the Brevibacterium siliguriense genome:
- a CDS encoding DUF4190 domain-containing protein produces the protein MNTRVLPLGNTYTASNGSVHAPGALHTSAPVRSPALVQAPAVVSMPMTYGNRAPVVVYQQVAPTNSSSIVALVLGLISFISSFFFLGIVGIIFGHIARSQIKARGERGNGMAVAGLWLGYLSVLFWVVFWLIYFGVIALVIGTSIAAGNATVS, from the coding sequence ATGAACACTCGCGTACTGCCCCTCGGGAACACCTACACGGCATCGAACGGTTCGGTCCACGCTCCCGGCGCGCTCCATACGTCCGCACCGGTTCGTTCGCCCGCCTTGGTCCAGGCGCCGGCAGTGGTATCGATGCCCATGACCTACGGAAACCGGGCGCCGGTCGTCGTCTACCAGCAGGTGGCGCCGACGAATTCCTCGTCGATCGTCGCGCTGGTGCTCGGCCTCATTTCGTTCATCTCCTCGTTCTTCTTCCTCGGCATCGTCGGCATCATCTTCGGCCACATCGCCCGGTCGCAGATCAAAGCTCGAGGAGAACGCGGCAACGGAATGGCAGTGGCTGGACTGTGGCTGGGATACCTCAGCGTGCTCTTCTGGGTCGTGTTCTGGCTGATCTACTTCGGAGTCATCGCACTCGTGATCGGCACGTCCATCGCCGCCGGAAACGCAACTGTCAGCTGA
- a CDS encoding dolichyl-phosphate-mannose--protein mannosyltransferase, which translates to MINFGPRLGVRPWIFAAGISLGLATGVKWSGLYALAAFGILLVLWDVHSRHRAGVVHPWLGMFIRDSIPSFLKLVPIALVTYVACWTGWIRSDGAWDRQWAAENFGWWRALPEWLDWLPSLAHYHYTAYSFHVGLDSEHPYMSNPWGWIVQWRPTSFYYESFDKGEMGCTVAKCSSAITSVGNPVIWGLAAVAVLVCLIVWIIRRDVRPAVILAGLAATWLPWFAYQERTIFTFYTIVMVPFVVLAVTYCLTLVWGRVPDRGRSVSGAGETVSNFGGSRAAEGAASVDTAPSGSSGSGDSTALVRSSRQRFARISAALFARRLSVGLVLVAAILAFAYFWPIYTGEVIPFSAWNNRMWNITWR; encoded by the coding sequence GTGATCAACTTCGGGCCCCGCCTCGGCGTGCGTCCCTGGATCTTCGCCGCGGGTATCAGCCTCGGCCTGGCTACGGGAGTGAAGTGGTCGGGTCTGTACGCGCTGGCGGCGTTCGGAATTCTGCTCGTCCTGTGGGATGTGCATTCGCGTCATCGGGCCGGGGTCGTGCATCCGTGGCTGGGCATGTTCATCCGCGACAGCATCCCTTCGTTCCTCAAGCTCGTGCCGATCGCACTCGTGACCTATGTGGCGTGCTGGACCGGATGGATCCGGTCGGACGGCGCGTGGGATCGGCAGTGGGCTGCGGAGAATTTCGGCTGGTGGCGTGCGCTGCCGGAGTGGTTGGACTGGCTGCCGTCGCTGGCGCACTACCATTACACGGCGTATTCGTTCCACGTCGGACTGGACTCGGAGCATCCGTACATGTCGAATCCGTGGGGTTGGATCGTGCAGTGGAGGCCGACCTCGTTCTACTACGAGTCCTTCGACAAGGGCGAGATGGGCTGCACGGTCGCGAAGTGCTCCTCGGCGATCACCTCGGTGGGCAACCCCGTGATCTGGGGCTTGGCCGCTGTGGCTGTGCTCGTCTGCCTCATCGTGTGGATCATCCGCCGGGACGTCCGCCCGGCCGTCATCCTCGCCGGCCTCGCAGCGACCTGGCTGCCGTGGTTCGCCTACCAGGAGCGGACGATCTTCACCTTCTACACGATCGTCATGGTGCCTTTCGTGGTGCTGGCAGTGACGTACTGCCTGACCCTCGTCTGGGGCCGGGTGCCCGATCGCGGTCGCTCGGTCAGCGGGGCCGGAGAGACTGTCAGCAACTTCGGCGGCAGTCGCGCTGCTGAAGGTGCGGCTTCTGTTGATACCGCCCCATCGGGTTCCTCAGGCTCAGGCGACTCCACTGCACTTGTCCGCTCGAGCAGGCAACGGTTCGCCCGGATCTCGGCCGCGCTGTTCGCCAGGCGGCTGAGCGTCGGCCTCGTCCTCGTCGCAGCGATCCTCGCTTTCGCCTACTTCTGGCCGATCTACACCGGCGAGGTCATCCCGTTCTCGGCCTGGAACAACCGCATGTGGAACATCACCTGGCGCTGA
- a CDS encoding DUF4190 domain-containing protein codes for MSNNPNYRPSDPPQVGSQQFNNNYGSQPQHGQGQSGQSGSGAGQYGAGAGQYGSGAGQYGSGAGQYGAGAGQYSQGQSYGQQNAYGQSGGYSQPGAYSQPNVYDAYSQSGGYSQPGAYDAYSQPSAYSQPMTYGAQPVFVRPAPNKMAVWSMWMGIAGIGGGFVCGLLSMIPFIGVIFSIIAMLLWIAPVLAVIFGHVGLGQIKRTGEEGRGQAIAGLIIGYVTIALGLIMAIVVIGFLGIGFLGMMSSY; via the coding sequence GTGTCGAACAACCCCAACTACCGCCCGAGCGATCCTCCCCAGGTCGGCTCGCAGCAGTTCAACAACAACTATGGATCCCAGCCTCAGCACGGACAGGGACAATCGGGCCAGTCCGGATCAGGAGCTGGGCAGTATGGGGCTGGTGCTGGTCAGTATGGATCCGGTGCCGGGCAGTACGGTTCCGGTGCAGGACAGTACGGGGCGGGTGCCGGGCAGTATTCGCAGGGACAGTCGTACGGACAGCAGAACGCGTACGGACAGTCCGGCGGTTACAGCCAGCCCGGCGCGTACAGCCAGCCGAACGTCTACGATGCCTACAGCCAGTCGGGTGGTTACAGCCAGCCCGGCGCTTACGACGCCTACAGCCAGCCGAGCGCGTACAGCCAGCCGATGACCTACGGCGCGCAGCCGGTATTCGTCCGGCCCGCACCCAACAAGATGGCCGTGTGGTCGATGTGGATGGGCATCGCCGGAATCGGCGGCGGATTCGTCTGCGGTCTGCTGTCGATGATTCCGTTCATCGGCGTCATCTTCAGCATCATCGCGATGCTCCTGTGGATCGCACCGGTCCTTGCCGTCATATTCGGCCATGTCGGCCTCGGCCAGATCAAACGCACCGGCGAAGAAGGCCGCGGACAGGCGATCGCCGGCCTCATCATCGGCTACGTGACCATCGCCCTGGGACTCATCATGGCGATCGTCGTGATCGGCTTCCTCGGCATCGGCTTCTTGGGCATGATGAGCAGCTACTGA
- a CDS encoding DUF4190 domain-containing protein, which produces MSSQNNWNNPDMYYQQPQSNSGGSYGAQSYSQNSAYAANAQYAGGPGYVYQQLPPTNVLAIVGMCASIFGVVSSVFIGGIAGIIMGHIARKQIRERGERGDGMAIAALWVGYIGTALWILFWVFFVLLYLGMFALIFAAEGAS; this is translated from the coding sequence ATGAGCAGCCAGAACAACTGGAACAACCCGGACATGTACTACCAGCAGCCCCAGTCGAACTCGGGAGGCTCATACGGTGCCCAGTCCTACAGTCAGAACAGCGCCTACGCAGCCAATGCGCAGTACGCCGGCGGACCCGGTTACGTGTACCAACAGCTTCCGCCGACGAATGTGCTCGCCATCGTCGGCATGTGCGCCTCGATCTTCGGTGTCGTCTCGTCTGTCTTCATCGGCGGCATCGCCGGCATCATCATGGGCCACATCGCTCGAAAGCAGATCCGTGAACGCGGAGAACGCGGCGACGGCATGGCGATCGCAGCCCTGTGGGTGGGCTACATCGGCACCGCACTCTGGATCCTCTTCTGGGTCTTCTTCGTCCTTCTCTACCTCGGCATGTTCGCGTTGATCTTCGCGGCTGAAGGCGCTTCGTGA
- a CDS encoding N-acetylneuraminate synthase family protein produces the protein MTDQLAPVAIGEHLVGPNQPVYMIGEIGINHNGDVDIAKQLMDVAVTAGAQAVKFQKRNPEVAVPEHQKSKMRSTPWGEMTYIDYKHRVEFGIEEYAEIDRYAKEVGLQWFASPWDTDSVDFLENEFDALTYKVASASLTDLTLLRAIAATGKPVLCSSGMSDWETLDRAVEVFDPALLVLMHATSTYPLPPEEVNLKAIPAMRERYGVPVGYSGHELGLEISFAAAALGAVTIERHITLDSSMWGSDQSASMEPREFASLVKGVRVLETAFGDGQKRVMPGEESKIDSLRKVTA, from the coding sequence ATGACTGATCAACTCGCCCCCGTGGCCATCGGAGAACACCTCGTCGGCCCGAACCAGCCCGTGTACATGATCGGTGAGATCGGCATCAACCACAACGGCGACGTCGACATCGCCAAGCAGCTCATGGATGTCGCCGTCACCGCCGGTGCGCAGGCAGTGAAGTTCCAGAAGCGCAACCCCGAGGTGGCCGTCCCCGAACACCAGAAGTCGAAGATGCGCTCGACCCCATGGGGCGAGATGACCTACATCGACTACAAGCACCGCGTCGAGTTCGGCATCGAAGAGTATGCCGAGATCGACCGCTACGCCAAGGAAGTCGGACTCCAGTGGTTCGCCTCCCCGTGGGACACCGACTCCGTCGACTTCCTCGAGAACGAATTCGATGCACTGACTTATAAAGTGGCCTCGGCCTCGCTGACGGATCTCACACTGCTGCGCGCGATCGCCGCCACCGGCAAGCCCGTCCTCTGCTCCTCGGGTATGTCCGACTGGGAGACCCTGGATCGGGCCGTCGAGGTCTTCGATCCCGCCTTGCTCGTGCTCATGCACGCCACCTCCACGTACCCGCTGCCGCCCGAAGAGGTCAACCTCAAGGCGATCCCGGCCATGCGCGAACGCTACGGAGTCCCCGTCGGCTACTCCGGACACGAGCTCGGGCTCGAGATCTCGTTCGCCGCAGCCGCACTGGGCGCCGTGACCATCGAACGCCACATCACCCTCGATTCCTCCATGTGGGGATCCGACCAGTCCGCATCGATGGAACCGCGCGAGTTCGCCTCCCTCGTCAAGGGCGTCCGCGTCCTCGAAACCGCGTTCGGCGACGGACAGAAGCGCGTCATGCCGGGCGAGGAGTCGAAGATCGATTCCCTGCGCAAGGTCACTGCCTGA
- a CDS encoding acylneuraminate cytidylyltransferase: MKPDARNTVAANQAAESPTAPTGSTPSTTSHNASPTPHRTVAIIPARGGSKGIPLKNLQKVAGISLLARAINAAQASPSIDRVIVSTDHDGIAAEALRAGAEVAHRPAEIAGDTATSESALIHTLSTLDEDFDITVFMQCTSPFIDSASIENAVRTVRDGDADVVFSAVEDHSFLWRLDDDIHAVAVGHEASFRPRRQDRAKHFNETGAFYVMRTSGLIEHEHRFFGRIGIEEVPPEHAREIDDMSDLTLVRAIASTQETAQVIDVDALVTDFDGVHTDDGAYVDEDGNEQVRVHRGDGMGVSRLVKSGVPMMILSKERNPVVTRRAEKLGVDVAQGIDNKASILDAWITANDLDPARVAYVGNDINDLEAFDVVGWPIAVADAHPRVLAAARVILDRPGGRGAVREVCDLIPIPAEAAEPLPNPTLTSLRSPTGHPSTLAGHQSAAMSGHASAFPDQQPSIPRHQPQFTNRADVSRANRKQVS, from the coding sequence ATGAAGCCGGATGCGCGCAACACCGTGGCCGCGAATCAGGCGGCAGAAAGCCCCACCGCACCAACTGGTTCCACCCCAAGCACCACTTCCCACAACGCCTCCCCCACTCCCCACCGCACCGTCGCGATCATTCCCGCGCGCGGAGGATCCAAGGGCATCCCGCTGAAGAACCTGCAGAAGGTCGCCGGAATCTCCCTGCTCGCCCGCGCCATCAATGCCGCCCAGGCCAGCCCCAGCATCGACCGCGTGATCGTCTCGACCGACCACGACGGAATCGCAGCCGAAGCCCTGCGCGCCGGCGCCGAGGTGGCCCACCGCCCCGCCGAGATCGCCGGCGACACCGCCACCAGCGAATCCGCACTCATCCACACACTGTCGACCCTCGACGAGGACTTCGACATCACCGTGTTCATGCAGTGCACCTCCCCGTTCATCGACTCCGCCTCGATCGAGAACGCGGTGCGCACGGTCCGCGACGGCGACGCCGATGTCGTCTTCTCCGCCGTCGAAGACCACTCCTTCCTGTGGCGCCTCGACGACGACATCCACGCCGTGGCCGTCGGCCACGAAGCCAGCTTCCGCCCGCGCCGCCAGGACCGCGCCAAGCACTTCAACGAAACCGGCGCGTTCTACGTCATGCGCACCTCCGGCCTCATCGAACACGAGCACCGCTTCTTCGGCCGCATCGGCATCGAAGAGGTCCCGCCCGAGCACGCCCGCGAGATCGACGACATGTCCGACCTCACCCTCGTCCGCGCCATCGCCTCGACGCAGGAGACCGCGCAGGTCATCGACGTCGACGCCCTGGTCACCGACTTCGACGGCGTCCACACCGACGACGGCGCCTACGTCGACGAAGACGGAAACGAACAGGTCCGCGTCCACCGCGGCGACGGCATGGGCGTCTCCCGCCTCGTGAAGTCCGGGGTGCCCATGATGATCCTGTCGAAGGAACGCAACCCGGTCGTCACCCGCCGCGCGGAGAAGCTGGGCGTCGATGTCGCCCAGGGAATCGATAACAAGGCCAGCATCCTCGACGCGTGGATCACCGCCAACGACCTCGACCCGGCCCGCGTGGCCTACGTCGGCAACGACATCAACGACCTCGAGGCCTTCGACGTCGTCGGCTGGCCCATCGCCGTCGCCGATGCCCACCCGCGGGTCCTCGCTGCCGCCCGCGTCATCCTCGACCGGCCCGGCGGCCGGGGTGCGGTGCGAGAGGTCTGCGACCTCATCCCGATCCCCGCCGAGGCGGCCGAACCACTTCCGAATCCGACCCTGACCTCACTGCGGTCGCCCACCGGACACCCATCGACCTTGGCCGGCCACCAGTCGGCGGCCATGTCCGGCCACGCATCCGCCTTCCCCGACCAGCAACCGTCCATCCCGCGGCACCAGCCGCAGTTCACCAACCGCGCGGATGTTTCGCGTGCCAACCGAAAGCAGGTTTCATGA
- a CDS encoding polysaccharide pyruvyl transferase family protein — protein sequence MRSLRLFHFDIPTWGNFGDKALFPVVRDAFRVLGGTDGVSGEPNFTFASAAALRREVDEAAVARINATADAVVIGGGGLFLQDTNPNRLSGWQWKISTEALGALEVPLIVYALGDNRFPGQPEFDDLMRSHVSQVLDQSAFFGLRNTGSMSTIGALLGRQDRIAFQPCPTTILDHLYAPLAGRRPDPKQKTVAIQMLVHPRQIAAGFDADTIHEATVRAARILVAQGWRVLSTPFHPDDAQVSRRIVAEVAGVEAVRLYGHDVGFFSGVEFFSSVPYVLGGRGHAQMIPFGVGSIPISVDLHAKLGYFATDIGHPEFVVPVGADGMSADAAEAAHSDGDRFEAAEGVSSDGDRVEAADALADRMVAALEDAYSRGPDLQVDLAETRARFADITADNLEGISDSVCSHVGAGSVGSPMAGSGELPDTDSSDPPSDDGPQRGTAIERRTGESRLRLAEDILAEEFHVAAIAESEEVAAQQTRALARADRELIRSRRDHDRTMGEIQARTETRLNALESERDDALAEAERQRSESEERDKRIAQLSDEAARNARDLEAANSRTAREEARVLADKVRHGIRWRLRRLKRHFRR from the coding sequence ATGCGGAGCCTGAGACTCTTCCACTTCGACATCCCGACCTGGGGCAACTTCGGCGATAAGGCCCTTTTCCCTGTCGTCAGGGACGCCTTCCGCGTCCTGGGCGGTACGGACGGGGTCAGTGGGGAGCCGAACTTCACGTTCGCCTCGGCGGCGGCGCTGCGTCGCGAAGTCGACGAGGCGGCCGTGGCCCGGATCAACGCCACCGCCGATGCCGTTGTCATCGGCGGGGGAGGGCTGTTCCTCCAGGATACGAATCCGAATCGTCTGTCCGGATGGCAGTGGAAGATCTCGACCGAGGCGCTCGGTGCCCTCGAGGTTCCCCTCATCGTCTATGCGCTCGGTGACAACAGGTTCCCCGGGCAGCCGGAGTTCGATGACCTCATGCGCTCCCATGTGAGCCAGGTGCTCGACCAGTCGGCGTTCTTCGGGCTGCGCAACACCGGGAGCATGTCGACGATCGGAGCACTGCTGGGCAGGCAGGATCGCATCGCCTTCCAACCCTGCCCGACGACGATCCTCGACCACCTGTATGCGCCCTTGGCCGGCAGGCGACCGGACCCGAAGCAGAAGACCGTGGCCATCCAGATGCTCGTCCACCCGCGGCAGATCGCCGCCGGATTCGACGCTGACACCATCCACGAGGCGACCGTGCGTGCCGCTCGAATCCTCGTGGCCCAGGGGTGGAGGGTGCTGAGCACTCCGTTCCATCCCGATGATGCGCAGGTCTCCCGCCGGATTGTCGCCGAGGTGGCCGGTGTCGAAGCGGTGCGACTGTACGGTCATGATGTCGGGTTCTTCTCCGGCGTCGAGTTCTTCTCGTCCGTGCCGTATGTGCTCGGCGGGCGTGGGCATGCGCAGATGATCCCGTTCGGGGTCGGGTCCATTCCGATCTCCGTGGATCTGCATGCGAAGCTCGGCTACTTCGCCACCGATATCGGTCACCCGGAGTTCGTGGTGCCCGTCGGTGCGGACGGGATGAGTGCGGATGCTGCCGAGGCTGCCCATTCTGACGGCGACCGCTTTGAAGCGGCGGAGGGCGTCAGCTCTGACGGGGACCGCGTCGAAGCAGCGGACGCCCTGGCGGACAGGATGGTCGCGGCACTCGAGGACGCGTATTCTCGCGGTCCCGATCTGCAAGTCGACCTGGCAGAGACCCGTGCCCGATTCGCCGACATCACCGCGGACAACCTCGAGGGGATCAGCGACTCGGTGTGCTCGCATGTAGGGGCGGGCTCAGTCGGGTCGCCGATGGCCGGTTCGGGTGAGCTCCCGGACACGGACTCCTCGGATCCTCCGTCCGATGACGGGCCACAACGGGGTACCGCCATTGAGCGCCGGACAGGGGAGTCACGACTGCGCTTGGCCGAAGATATCCTGGCCGAAGAGTTCCATGTTGCGGCCATCGCCGAATCCGAGGAGGTTGCGGCTCAGCAGACCCGTGCCCTGGCTCGAGCCGATCGGGAGCTCATCCGGTCTCGCCGCGACCACGATCGAACCATGGGTGAGATCCAGGCACGAACGGAGACAAGACTGAACGCCCTCGAATCAGAACGCGATGACGCACTGGCCGAGGCCGAACGGCAGCGCAGTGAATCTGAAGAGCGGGACAAGCGGATCGCCCAGCTGTCCGACGAAGCGGCACGCAACGCGCGGGACCTCGAAGCCGCGAACAGCCGCACTGCGAGGGAGGAGGCACGTGTGCTCGCCGACAAGGTTCGGCACGGAATCCGGTGGAGACTCCGCCGGCTGAAACGTCATTTTCGACGTTGA
- the rsmI gene encoding 16S rRNA (cytidine(1402)-2'-O)-methyltransferase, translating to MLGSGPNVTGGRLILVGTPIGNLGDASPRMREAIEAADVIAAEDTRRFLSLAQRLDLTHTKRVISVFDHNEGHRAPELVDNIAAGETVVLLSDAGMPAVSDPGYRVVRACAEAELPITSTPGPSAVLMALAVSGLPSDRFSFEGFLPRKSGQRKTLLTELKAEKRTMVFFESPHRIADAMDDFAEIIGINRPMAISRELTKTYEETLRGTVGSLRDLAADGLRGELTLVLAGATEVETAPGDHLGEVSALVDTGVRAKDAAGQVAKKFGLSKRDVYEAWLHRE from the coding sequence GTGCTGGGATCCGGTCCGAACGTCACCGGCGGTCGACTGATCCTGGTCGGGACCCCGATCGGCAACCTCGGTGATGCCAGCCCGCGGATGCGGGAGGCCATCGAAGCCGCCGACGTCATCGCCGCCGAGGACACGCGCCGGTTCCTGTCACTGGCGCAACGACTCGATCTCACGCATACGAAGCGGGTCATCAGCGTCTTCGATCACAACGAAGGCCACCGAGCGCCCGAACTCGTCGACAACATCGCCGCAGGTGAGACCGTCGTCCTGCTCTCCGACGCGGGGATGCCCGCCGTTTCCGATCCCGGCTACCGCGTGGTCAGGGCCTGCGCCGAGGCGGAACTTCCGATCACGTCGACGCCGGGTCCGTCCGCGGTGCTCATGGCCCTCGCGGTCTCGGGGCTGCCCAGTGACCGCTTCAGCTTCGAAGGGTTCCTGCCGCGCAAGTCCGGGCAGCGCAAGACCCTGCTGACCGAGCTCAAGGCCGAGAAGCGGACGATGGTGTTCTTCGAAAGCCCGCACCGCATCGCCGACGCGATGGACGATTTCGCCGAGATCATCGGCATCAACCGGCCGATGGCGATCAGCCGCGAACTGACGAAGACGTACGAGGAGACGCTGCGCGGGACCGTCGGATCCCTGCGCGACCTGGCCGCCGACGGACTGCGCGGGGAACTGACTCTGGTGCTCGCCGGTGCCACCGAGGTCGAAACAGCTCCGGGGGACCACCTCGGCGAGGTCAGTGCGCTGGTCGACACCGGTGTGCGCGCCAAGGATGCGGCCGGGCAGGTGGCGAAGAAGTTCGGCCTGTCGAAGCGCGACGTCTACGAGGCCTGGCTCCACCGCGAGTGA
- a CDS encoding glycosyltransferase family 2 protein yields MPQPVVSVVIAAKNAEETIGGSLTSLVNQNFAASELEVIVVNDGSTDDTAGVIADYSARLNLIEIHNAESRGVSTARNAALEASTGANITYLDADDWYAPGHLRSLTDAITGLGVDFVKTNYLIVNGFNRKLRRAPCAEHNTALNPRDHILPHDASTMVDFPECWTGIYSRSMADRGLLEFNPSLRTCEDRPWTWRHHLEADSFAVVDTAGLCYRKGSTTSLTAIFDERQLDFIPAFRSVFAMLEATPDNRDFEQKAVRNFLSILYFQIFNRGSSMSRTVREQLNLGAVNTLKNVGNDVIDLALTNYGERRLPVIEPIVRRAR; encoded by the coding sequence ATGCCCCAACCAGTCGTCAGCGTCGTCATCGCGGCGAAGAACGCCGAGGAGACGATCGGCGGAAGTCTTACGAGTCTGGTCAACCAGAACTTCGCCGCCAGCGAACTCGAGGTCATCGTCGTCAACGACGGCTCGACCGATGACACGGCCGGGGTGATCGCCGACTATTCCGCTCGGCTCAATCTCATCGAGATCCACAACGCGGAATCACGCGGGGTCTCCACCGCCCGCAATGCGGCGCTCGAAGCCTCGACCGGTGCCAATATCACCTACCTCGACGCCGACGACTGGTACGCCCCGGGTCACCTGCGCTCGCTCACCGACGCCATCACCGGACTCGGCGTGGACTTCGTGAAGACGAACTACCTCATCGTCAACGGCTTCAACCGGAAGCTGCGCCGCGCACCGTGCGCTGAACACAACACGGCCCTGAACCCGCGGGATCACATCCTGCCCCACGACGCCTCGACGATGGTCGACTTCCCGGAATGCTGGACGGGCATCTACTCCCGGTCCATGGCCGATCGCGGACTGCTCGAATTCAACCCGTCACTGCGCACCTGCGAGGACCGTCCCTGGACGTGGCGCCACCACCTCGAAGCCGATTCCTTCGCCGTCGTCGACACGGCGGGGCTGTGCTACCGGAAGGGCAGCACCACCTCGTTGACGGCGATATTCGACGAACGTCAGCTCGACTTCATCCCCGCCTTCCGCTCGGTCTTCGCGATGCTCGAGGCCACCCCTGACAACCGCGACTTCGAACAGAAGGCCGTGCGCAACTTCCTCTCCATCCTCTACTTCCAGATCTTCAACCGGGGATCGTCGATGTCGCGGACCGTGCGCGAACAGCTCAACCTCGGCGCGGTGAACACCTTGAAGAACGTCGGCAACGACGTCATCGATCTCGCACTGACGAACTACGGTGAACGCCGACTGCCCGTGATCGAACCGATCGTCAGGAGGGCCCGCTGA
- a CDS encoding phospholipid carrier-dependent glycosyltransferase, whose product MTHTADSPAPARRITRERLARKREKVRAGAAAMRRETFHAGMWATRAPVWMWPALLVITGIGAALRLFRLNFPHRLIFDETYYVKDGYSVFNFGYERSWPDKADDSFNAGDPSVIEPAPEYVVHPPLGKWLIGWGIDFFGADDSFGWRFTVAIIGTLTIFLLGVIAWKLFRSAFFACVAAGLLAVDGEHFVHSRTSLLDIVLMAFVLLAFYFILLDREQVTKRLATWTRSTTNPPSPSTPAEAASTTTSSLAEATATAPADPDEAPEPSRPNSESRCPPPPSPRRPHPPRQPDVGVGPSPGT is encoded by the coding sequence ATGACACACACCGCAGACTCCCCGGCCCCCGCCAGGCGCATCACCCGCGAGCGCCTGGCGCGGAAACGCGAAAAAGTGCGAGCCGGCGCCGCTGCGATGCGTCGCGAGACCTTCCATGCCGGCATGTGGGCCACCCGTGCGCCAGTGTGGATGTGGCCCGCCCTACTCGTCATCACCGGAATCGGTGCGGCCCTGCGACTCTTCCGCCTCAACTTCCCGCACCGCCTGATCTTCGACGAAACCTATTACGTCAAGGACGGCTATTCGGTCTTCAACTTCGGCTACGAACGTTCCTGGCCAGATAAGGCCGACGACTCCTTCAACGCCGGCGACCCCAGCGTCATCGAACCCGCCCCCGAATACGTCGTCCACCCTCCCTTAGGCAAATGGCTCATCGGGTGGGGCATCGACTTCTTCGGTGCCGACGATTCGTTCGGGTGGCGCTTCACCGTGGCGATCATCGGCACCCTGACGATCTTCCTCCTCGGCGTCATCGCGTGGAAGCTCTTCCGCTCGGCGTTCTTCGCCTGTGTCGCGGCCGGTCTGCTCGCCGTCGACGGCGAGCACTTCGTCCACTCCCGCACGAGCCTGCTCGACATAGTCCTCATGGCCTTCGTCCTCCTCGCGTTCTACTTCATCCTCCTCGACCGCGAGCAGGTGACGAAGCGCCTGGCCACCTGGACCCGATCGACGACGAATCCCCCGTCCCCATCCACTCCCGCAGAGGCGGCTTCGACGACCACGTCTTCCCTCGCCGAGGCGACCGCCACCGCTCCCGCCGACCCCGACGAGGCCCCCGAACCTTCCCGACCGAACTCAGAGAGTCGTTGTCCTCCACCCCCGTCACCGAGGCGGCCCCACCCACCGCGGCAGCCCGACGTCGGCGTCGGACCAAGTCCAGGGACGTGA